A region of the Oceanidesulfovibrio indonesiensis genome:
CCCGGATCCCGCACATCCTCCGGCCAGCCAACCCGGGGCGAACCGTCTTCGGCAGTGAACTCGAGGCGCTGGAGAAACCCGCACGCAGGGCAACGAGCATGGTAGTGGAAAACCGCATTGCATTCATGGAGCCCTTTCCATATGGGGCCTTCCTCCACGGTGGGCGAACTGAACTTCAAGGTTTTCTTGTCCCATCGGTAGGTACGTTGGCGTTTGTCCGCCAGGGACATGGGATCAGCTTCCTTCTTGCTCGAAGCGGCCGGGTATTTGTCCACCTCGTCAAAAATCACATGCTTGACGGCCTTGCTCGCGAGTCGCGCCGCGGACCGCGCCCAGGCAAGATGCAAAGGCATGTGGTTCAGCTTCATACGCCGAAGGCTTCGATCATCGGCGGAGCTGCTGAGGTATTGCACCAGGTCCGGGGATTGCTGGAACAGGGGAAGCAACCTGTCCCGGGAGACATCGAGCGCACTTTCTTCATCCGGCACAACGTACATGACCGGGCTCGGGTC
Encoded here:
- a CDS encoding phage terminase large subunit family protein, which codes for MYVVPDEESALDVSRDRLLPLFQQSPDLVQYLSSSADDRSLRRMKLNHMPLHLAWARSAARLASKAVKHVIFDEVDKYPAASSKKEADPMSLADKRQRTYRWDKKTLKFSSPTVEEGPIWKGLHECNAVFHYHARCPACGFLQRLEFTAEDGSPRVGWPEDVRDPGRIESEHLAWYECVQCKAHWDDYQRDKAVKLGEWREARTGTELFAYLDAHRPARVGFHLSALYSQFVSLSETAAAFLRKKN